DNA sequence from the Malus domestica chromosome 11, GDT2T_hap1 genome:
tcttcattcttcaccaccgtgatcccggacttctttggaacaaccTGCACGGGagacacccaacgactatcagaaatAGGGTATATAACACCACAGTCAAGCAATTTTATAACCTCCTTCTTTACTACTTCCAACATGGGTGGATTAAGGCGACGTTGAGCCTCCCGAGATGGCTTAGCTCCCTCCTCCAAaaggatgcgatgcatgcacgtggtgggactaatgcctttgatatccgccaaggtccatccaatggcagatttgtgctcctttaacacccttatcaacttgtcttcttcttgggccgTGAGTGAGCTAGATATGATGACGGGTAGTGTTTGatcttctcccaagaaaacatacttcaagtgactaggtaatggcttcaactcaagtgtaggtggctgcacaatgGATGGAAGTAACTTGTTAGCCAAAACCGAATCTAAAATTGAGAGTGAAGACTTACCAGAATGTGATGGCAATGACTCGAGGGCCGCGACCATTTCAAACACTTCACCACAAGGAGGCACGGCAATATGGTCAGATTCCATGCTGTGGGTTGCTtggattcccccacacttgtttcttGCTCCTATGCCGTGCACTAAGGCtatttcaagtgcatcgtcgttcattcgatccaaatgtacctgtgccaaagaatcaacaatgtcaatagcgaaacaagaatggtcctccattggatatttaatggtttcagaaagattaaaacgaATAATGTCTCCATCAAACTCCATGGTTAATGTTCCCATAAACACATCTATTTTTGTTctcgctgttttcatgaatggtcggcctagcaagattggcaatgatggagcatggcttgaatcctccatttctaagacataaaaatctgcaggaaagataagatgattgacctgcactaaaacatcctcaaggactcccttgggataagcgttagaacgatcggccaattgaattATCACGCCATCCTGTTTTAACTCACCAAGGTTcattgatgcataaatggaatatggcataacattaatagaagcacctaaatctaacatgcatttttcaaatctagtgtttccAATTACACATGGGATAGTAAAGCTCCCTGGATCCTTACACTTTGGAGGTAACTTCCGTTGCAAAACCGCGgatacattttcacttaccttcacaacttctttgtttgaaattcttttcctagttgtgcataattcttttaaaaactttgcgTACCTGGGCACTTGCTTAATAGCATCAAGTAAAGGAATGTTCACTTGGACTTTTCGAAAGGTATCCAAAATGTCCTTttcgctttcttctttcttcgatTGTGCAAATCTGCGAGGGAAAggaacattgggcagattagtgttcgaaatcacaacatttggaacattcttacctgaggtggacggatgggatgtcttagatggctgcggcatgggtgatggtacccttgccgtggggtaggtgttctcatcttccttgagttgtatcttctcatcttccttgtttctcacctcttttccacttcgtaatgtgatagcctttgcagattcgaagccaccctttggattgaccactgtagtgcttggtaacttaccattttcacggaattgccccaaaaattcggccatttggcccatttgcttcttcagctcattaacctcctttgcttggttctgcattccctgcgccatggtggttagtaactgatatgttttatcatcattcatagacgtacctgggttagtttgggaagattgtgcctgaggaggtggttgtggttccattggccttggaaagaaacccgggggttgtcggaatccactttgttggccatattgtggtgcatctctccatctgaaattggggtggtcacgccatcccgggttgtatgtattggagaaaggatcattccttggttggttttgattcccataacctacagcattggccgattcccatcctccattctcaattaattgagggcattgatcagattggtgtccttgaatggagcatacaccacagattgtagttccttgcgttttggggccttcaaccaactgcgataacatagacgtaaggttagccatttgggactgtaactcagaaatagaacttacctcattgacatgatgtggccgtggggtgtctctttgcccaacaccttcatattgttgtgcattgagtgctcgattcgcaatgagggttttggcatccctaggtgtcttatccactagagctcctcccgcggaagcatccaacatttgccgttcaagtggtaaaagaccttcgtaaaagtattgaagaagtagctcctccttcatctgatgttgtggacaagaagcaacaagtgatttaaatcgttcataataagatgggaaagattcaccttggctttgctgaattccacttatttttttacgaagaagaatgatgcgagaagttgggaaaaacttctccagaaacgccctcttcatactctcccaagatgtaactgtaccgggagccaactcgtataaccaatccttggctttgtccattaaagagaatggaaaagccttcatctttaaaatacttccgtcaacggtaaccggagtcatacttgagcacaccacttcaaattccttcaaatgtttgttcggatcctccatggaaagcccatggaactttggaatgtggtggagcaaacttgactttaactcgaactcttcggttttaccttgagcagccatgggatattggatacacaatggtgcggcattatccaaacctgaggcggcaagctccttgagcgtacggttgtccatggctataccttgctcttctccacccacttgtgccgtggccttctcttcaacctcaacttcttgctcttctaattcaggctcgggactaggaggattagactcttgtaatttctttttccttctcaaagtcctctcaaaatcaccgtcaaagtcggagatatgctcacgaacaggttgtgagctacgggtcataaactagtacctaaaaacaaagaaaacaaaacaaatcagcaacttaaacagaaacttaaacaaaatacaataattcgaaagaaaacaatccaagagattagcaaagttgctaatccccggcaacggcgccaaaatttgatgcgtaaaataagttaacacacaaaattaaaccctctttttatcaaatgtagtaaagtatgtaagtagggatcgttctaggccggggattaggagggattgctaaacacttgaaaactgacttaaaaacataaaaacaaaatttaaaacactaaactagactcaaagaatgcaaaactatactttaaaatacttaaacaaacataaaactcaaaacagcaacctaatgactcaaaactgcctaaaaaccactttctgggcagttttgagaacctaacaagaacttggacgaagttggatgaaaacttgaatcaaaacacttagaaacacaaatcaaaacactttctaactaatctaagacttcaaaataaagggggatttgttttggacgaaaattgaaaacaaaacagaaactttaaaacaaaacaggttgtaaaacgtttttggatgaaaaggatggataaaaggctagttaggaggttcttctccacacatgacacacttgcaaacaaaatgattttcagttgttctttcaataaattatgaaactcaacaccccaagttaattagatacgcttaaattaaccttcaagttctccttaagttaatgaattggatggaaaagcgcatacaacaattcaaagcattcctcaaaggttccttacgtgatgagcacaataaagatacaatcaagaatcatgaagcacaatgagaactataagtgttgacgaggcattcgttactatgatgagcatgaaactagtgccaagaattcattcaacgcgatcgttttcaagcgaccttcactacttgtaattataagattgtaactattaggtgaaactccctcataatctagcatcatattcatgcatgaaaactaagcgtgcactctcaatcaacatacacaaataagttatcaatcaagtagatgaacgaattgaatccgcaacttatgaaataacaactgaatgtaatcaaatcatattgcaagcatgtacatggtttcgaatcaccccccaactaagggggtttagttcctcattcttgcaatacaaagatacataaaattagacattaaaatcaaaggtaagaaaacacctaaaatgctccaacttggaaagcaagtgcatcaatggatctcccttcctccttgttgcggcatgaagcttgtggacagatttttttgtggatttatggtgtagaatggatggggaatgatatggaggggtttagggtgagtgtggaagagtgtttgatggttggaaggtggtggagaactaggcaaagagggtggaagaaggtggagtggctgttatgttttctaggcactagaatggtgtttttggggtgttttgcttcctagggtgtgtatggacgaatttctgtgataaaatgatgaatatgggggattatccttttgccaaggggtgtaaacatgtatttataggccccaaaaaccttagaaaatcaagttaggttaaggatgaaatgcatggtaatttgtgtgtgtggtgtgcaatggtccaagggtgaaaatgaagtgatgatgcaaagtgtgaagggtaaaatggagtggtcttgaagctagggagcatgaatgattgtgtacattgcatagagatggaaagggaggtgaaaatgtgtcaataaatgggtcaaaggtgcagcaacatgtggtacacaaggcatgggattccaaatgtgaatgatggagcatcaattggtgcatttaatggatgtaaatgttgtctaaaatctaatgagtgaagggaacaagaggtatcaagcaattgagtgtaataattaaatgaattgaagcatgaaattagaaattatgtaggggacaagagtgatcaagcatggcatggaatccaaagggaattctatgtggtttgcatggcaaggaatgcaagttggggtgatagatttttgggctattttcttcatcttttggaccataattcttcatattcttggcctctttagttctcaaattcgtccatccacttggcccatgcatttgctatccattccaagcccgaaacatgctccaaaggcctccaaaatgcatcttcttgcatactttgtacttagagtctgaaaacacacaaaaatgactttaaacattaaaataactaaggaaacacgacataaatgcacaagaacaagccaactaagtcgcataaatatgctcctatcaaagatGTGTTAAGTTTGTAAGGGAATGAATTATTATTTCCTTGTGGCCATAGTTGGTTGTTTTAGAATGTTTATATGTGTCACAACAGTGATGGAAAATGTAATACACTAACTATGACTCGTGATGAATGTATAGGAATATTTGTGACACCATATGAACATTTATGTAAATAACACTTGAATAACTGACTGAAGCTTGAAATTACGATATAGTTAAAAAAATGCGCAATATGTATAAAATAACAAGTTGTAAATATATAAGAAGGCAAATTTCAGCCTAAGGATCTTTAGGTGCCTTGTGAGCCGCCTTTAAGTACTCGTGCTCCTCGTACTCACCACCATCTCTGACGATGTCATCCCAATCATATCCCTTAGGGTTAAGATGGAGTACAAACGAAATTTCTCAAACTGGTCATTGAAAGTAGAGTCACACTCTTGTTGGAGCTGCTTCAACGCCGATTAAATGATTGATCTACGATGTACATCTTCCTCCTCTTTTAGAGCCAATTTATCATACTCCCACTTTCAACTATGTATTTGGCGTTTGTACTCGGCCGATTTGTACAACGCCTCATTCATTTGTTGTTGTAACGCAACCAAGGTGGACTCTTGTTCAATGCACTTTTAATGACATTCAATGACGAAGCTTAAGTTGGcacaaaatttgatctaattagtGAAGGAAATTATTTGTGAAactagttcatttaagcaacatctatgcatgcaattaacaattaaatcatgcttatatgtactcaaaaacaaaactttacccatgaaattcaaggcctagtaattgtggtgaaccaagactcaactcaagaacaaagtgagttgagaaatattatacctttattgaatcctctttgcataagcaaaggctaatcacccaagagagatGGCCTTCATTCCAGACTTCTTAGCTCCGTGGATTTCTTGGTGGAGGATGGTTGAATGGATTTTCCAAGTTCCCAagaaagggaacctctaagtttccacaccaaggagggacttgaagaagagatgagtgaccttggaggatgatTCATACTAGTAAatcccctccaaggggccggcctcctagagaaaAAGAAGAGCTTTTGTTCTCTCCAATATCCTCAAGAGAGaaccttaatgaattttggctataaagtcctttatatagtcacttcacttaagtgacaaaaagaaccaaaaccctttcattcataatatggccggccttcTAAAGGctttgggttgtttgggcccttttgagtctttagtctttaagttgtcatacaacttaagttaatgggcttgacggtTCTAAGCCCAATGGCCCTTGAGGTCCAATAATCACTCAAAAGcaaaaacgaacttattcatttgattaattaacatattaattaatcctagtcaaaaataattaaaccatttaattatctttactcatctccgttgtttcttcaatctctgccttacacagtgtacgatccactagattccttttagcgaggcagtgggcgattagaactcttcaaatcgattgtgaattgaaacatactttcaattctccctttagtgatgatactcctttagggcttccacaaaccataagtGGCACCTAatagtatgtcatggctacccaagctaatcagaagaggtggagaacctattcagtttaggattacaatgcaatatggtctttctctaatacaaaactcttgaccacattgtttggtttgatagtttgttcatgtctactatccaatgtaattctcttacttatatgattaccttgaatgtgattttgaacaacttcctaaatctcattcatactctgcccagagattcttaatcatatcattgagtattctccctcaaacggtttgaaggttagagatcccttgttgtgcattcacttacctccatggctaagtggcttaaccccaactatgtcgtggacaccctttgacggagtgactttgatatagtcaaagatcaaggacctaaccacaagagaACTataatgcctcaggtcaaaagactactttgcaatatcccaaccataagttctcatgtgacatgagtataagAACTCCTCGTTTATCGCGCTCAAtagactcattctctattgagcacctacatgcttgtcttggtgtcagtcacaccaatgactcgagaccggTCACTATCCAcatcaatgactcgagaccaatcactctctctaagagaagacataacacatactaatcttaacggactgtcaatacccaattggcaatcctatgatcaggaatgtttagtgtatgtatacaaaagagaatggtctcatgaatctaacttctttagatcacattctctcaattacatattccttggacttatcgtttaggcatataacatttatatgagacggctttaaacaataatctttgccctttatattaaactagattagtttaacatgtgaaatgtctgtaaagcatcatcatatgattggctttagggtacatttccaacaatcagTCGGATCATCGGACTCAGCATCACTCAGAGACATAGCCATGACATATATGGTTGCCATGGTTGTGGAAAAAGTAAGTGTTGGCTACTGAATTGACCTTGGCTTCCATTTATAGATGATCAATTTAGATGTCATTAAATGCTACACCAAAAAAAATGTATGGAATGGATGGATACATGATGGTTTGTTGTAGATATATGATGACTTGTGAATAGTTGTGTAAAGTTGTCAGATAGTTAATTTACAACCAGTTGATTTTCATTATTCTATTTAAATTCTTAACCTTATTCTTTAACTATATtaatgttggaaccaaattatCGCACCGTCGTGAATGGTAGTTGTGCATAAACTTAAGCAACCTACGAAACAACAAACAATCGTGAGCAAGCCAATAAACAATCGTGAGCAAGCCTAAGACCGGGGGGATGGGGTGCCAGCCAAAGGCTTTTCGGCAGTCAAGTTAGTGAATGATTTTAAACTCAAACAGTAGGTAAGAGAATTCAAGTGTTTAGATTGTGTTACTAGAGATGAACCGTAGATGGGTGTATTTATATCGTGGGAAAAAAGATCTTTTTAAGGTAGAATCCTCGTTCTAAGCCAGGAGAATCCTAGAGGATatctagaagtagatattgcactCTCTTAGGAGTTGATTACTTACGGCGCATGCAAATTTTAGATTGTAGGAACTCTAAGACTTATAGGATCTGATTGAGTCTATATCCAAATCAAATCGCATGTCTTGCAGAACAAGTATGGTCTTCCAGCGTGACTTCGCCTATTACCCCGAATAGGGTGATGATGTCACCATTGCTCCATTTGATCTAGCTCTGCCCAGAGCTGGTGAGTGCATAACCGAACTTTTGAGGTAATTGTATTGGGATCAACTTTACTCTGACCCTAAAAAATTATGGTCCCACAATTGCCCCTAATTATCCATTTGAGAGGCAACTTGTTCCCCTTGAGGATGGATTATTATCCTAAGACCATGGCTCTGGGAGTAAGTTGGGATAAGTACCGTTTAGTCTTCAGTCTTTCGGAGAAAATCCAAGCTTACTTACTCCAAAATGCATGGTCTTTGGATAATAATCCATCCTTAAGGGGAATAGGTTGCCTCTCAAATAGATAGTTAGGGGCAATTGTAGGACCATGATTTTCTAAGGCAGAAGTAAGACTGATTTAAATACATTTACCTTAAAAGTCATGTCATGGACTCACCAGTTTAAGCGGAGCGGTATCAGACGGAGTAGCGATGCCACCATCACTCTACTCTGGGGCACTAGGCGAAGTCCTA
Encoded proteins:
- the LOC114819752 gene encoding uncharacterized protein encodes the protein MLDASAGGALVDKTPRDAKTLIANRALNAQQYEGVGQRDTPRPHHVNEVSSISELQSQMANLTSMLSQLVEGPKTQGTTICGVCSIQGHQSDQCPQLIENGGWESANAVGYGNQNQPRNDPFSNTYNPGWRDHPNFRWRDAPQYGQQSGFRQPPGFFPRPMEPQPPPQAQSSQTNPGTSMNDDKTYQLLTTMAQGMQNQAKEVNELKKQMGQMAEFLGQFRENGKLPSTTVVNPKGGFESAKAITLRSGKEVRNKEDEKIQLKEDENTYPTARVPSPMPQPSKTSHPSTSGKNVPNVVISNTNLPNVPFPRRFAQSKKEESEKDILDTFRKVQVNIPLLDAIKQVPRYAKFLKELCTTRKRISNKEVVKVSENVSAVLQRKLPPKCKDPGSFTIPCVIGNTRFEKCMLDLGASINVMPYSIYASMNLGELKQDGVIIQLADRSNAYPKGVLEDVLVQVHLDRMNDDALEIALVHGIGARNKCGGIQATHSMESDHIAVPPCGEVFEMVAALESLPSHSGKSSLSILDSVLANKLLPSIVQPPTLELKPLPSHLKYVFLGEDQTLPVIISSSLTAQEEDKLIRVLKEHKSAIGWTLADIKGISPTTCMHRILLEEGAKPSREAQRRLNPPMLEVVKKEVIKLLDCGVIYPISDSRWVSPVQVVPKKSGITVVKNEEQELVPTRVVTGWRVCIDYRKLNAMTRKDHFPLPFLDQMLERLAGYKFYCFLDGYSGYNQIVIAPEDQEKTTFTCPFGTFAYRRMPFGLCNAPATFQRCMVSIFSDYVEKIIEIFMDDFSVFGNSFDHCLSNLTLILKRCVETNLVLNWEKCHFMVKQGIVLGHIISEEGIEVDKSKVDLVRHLPSPTSVREVRSFLGHAGFYRRFIKDFSKISQPLCRLLQKEVAFEFDDACSTAFKQLKEALTSAPIITPPDWSLPFELMCDASDYAIGAVLGQRKNKQPHVIYYASRTLNDAQLNYSTTEKELLAVVFALDKFRSYLLGTKVIIFTDHAALKYLLTKKEAKPRLIRWMLLLQEFDIEIRDKKGVENVVADHLSRMVHKEASPISETFPDEQLMSIQREKPMVKYFKVFGNVCYILRDWEHLAKFDTKSDEEIFLGYSNISRAYKVYNLRTKTIMEFINVKIDDTYVPPSLANENDDVLFPSFKDNSDAEYVAVGSCCTQLMWMKQMPLIMVSLNPPFLFIVTI